A single genomic interval of Ghiorsea bivora harbors:
- a CDS encoding Ppx/GppA phosphatase family protein, protein MSLKTKAVLDIGSNTIRLLIAEVGANTIIQRIHYEHKIARLGEGLQRTGMLSNAGMQRALRVFSSMKAVCQEHGIAVSDIYAVATAAIREAKNGQSFVAEVMRAIGLRIQVISGEQEARLALVGARLGLPDEVGSDMCLFDIGGGSTEFTCVFQGQVRDSHSLKLGVVRLTEQWVQQQPVEQAYGQMKQAVIPFLEKLESFWGKDVTLPQYLVGTAGTVTTLAAIAQDMQTYVANKIDGYVMTKSAFNSLRDQLLNMSNQERLQIPALEKGREDVIIAGIVIIDVLFERWHYTALISVDSGLLEGLLLE, encoded by the coding sequence ATGTCACTTAAAACCAAAGCTGTATTGGATATTGGCTCCAATACGATTCGTTTATTGATTGCTGAAGTTGGTGCAAACACCATTATTCAGCGTATACATTATGAACATAAAATAGCGCGTTTGGGCGAAGGTTTGCAGCGCACAGGTATGTTGAGCAATGCTGGTATGCAACGCGCTTTACGCGTGTTTTCATCAATGAAAGCTGTATGCCAAGAGCATGGTATTGCTGTGTCGGATATTTATGCGGTGGCAACAGCGGCAATTCGCGAGGCAAAAAATGGACAAAGCTTTGTGGCAGAAGTAATGCGCGCTATTGGCTTACGCATTCAGGTTATTTCAGGTGAACAGGAAGCAAGATTAGCATTGGTAGGGGCAAGACTTGGTTTACCCGATGAAGTTGGCAGTGATATGTGTTTGTTTGATATTGGCGGGGGGAGTACGGAGTTTACCTGCGTATTTCAAGGACAAGTTCGAGACAGTCATAGCTTGAAACTTGGGGTGGTTCGGCTAACTGAGCAATGGGTACAACAACAACCTGTTGAACAAGCGTATGGGCAGATGAAGCAAGCAGTTATTCCTTTTCTGGAGAAGTTAGAAAGCTTTTGGGGTAAAGATGTTACACTACCACAGTACTTGGTTGGCACAGCAGGTACAGTGACAACACTGGCAGCTATTGCCCAAGATATGCAGACATATGTGGCGAATAAAATTGATGGTTATGTGATGACAAAAAGTGCATTTAATAGCTTGCGAGATCAGCTTTTAAACATGAGTAATCAAGAACGTTTGCAGATTCCAGCTTTAGAAAAAGGGCGTGAAGATGTTATCATTGCAGGCATTGTTATCATCGATGTGTTGTTTGAGCGCTGGCACTATACGGCTTTAATTTCGGTGGACTCAGGTTTGCTTGAAGGTTTACTCCTTGAATAA
- the glnA gene encoding type I glutamate--ammonia ligase: MSDAIKKVFDLIEENDCEFVDVRFTDTKGKWQHVTFPIHELSEDSFEDGFAFDGSSIEGWCDINNSDMSLIPDPESARIDPFFEASTLVLVSQVIDPISGKDYNRCPRQVAQRALKYINSAGIADTVYFGPELEFFVFDGMRYSNEMGSCGYTIDSEEAAWNSNVSYEGGNTGHRPKVKGGYFPVPPVDTLHEMRNDMSLVMTDVGIHMECHHHEVATAGQCELAMRFGELVEQADKAQWYKYVVHNVADAHGKTATFMPKPIFNDNGTAMHVHQSIWKDGKNLFAGDKYANLSQEALWYIGGIIKHARALNAFTNASTNSYKRLVPGFEAPVMLAYSNRNRSASIRIPVVNSDPARRIEVRFPDCSANPYLAFTAMLMAGLDGIANKMDPGEAADKNLYDLPPEEALKIPTVCSSLDQALDALDADRDFLKVGGVMDDDMIDAYIEMKMEDVTQLRMRPHPIEMELYYSV, encoded by the coding sequence GTGAGCGATGCAATAAAAAAGGTCTTTGACCTTATTGAAGAAAATGACTGCGAATTTGTGGATGTACGTTTTACGGACACCAAAGGTAAATGGCAGCATGTAACATTCCCTATTCATGAGTTAAGTGAAGATAGTTTTGAAGATGGGTTTGCTTTTGATGGCTCTTCGATTGAAGGCTGGTGTGACATTAACAACTCCGATATGTCCTTGATTCCTGACCCTGAAAGTGCACGTATTGATCCTTTTTTTGAAGCTTCCACATTGGTGTTAGTATCACAAGTGATTGACCCAATTAGTGGTAAAGATTACAACCGTTGCCCACGCCAAGTGGCACAACGCGCACTTAAATATATCAATTCAGCGGGCATTGCCGACACTGTTTATTTTGGCCCTGAGCTAGAGTTCTTCGTTTTTGATGGCATGCGCTACAGCAACGAAATGGGTTCTTGCGGATACACAATTGATTCTGAAGAAGCTGCTTGGAATTCAAATGTAAGTTATGAAGGTGGTAATACTGGTCATAGACCTAAAGTGAAAGGCGGTTACTTCCCAGTACCACCAGTGGATACACTTCACGAAATGCGTAATGACATGTCTTTGGTTATGACTGATGTGGGTATCCACATGGAATGTCATCACCATGAAGTAGCAACTGCAGGTCAATGTGAATTGGCAATGCGTTTTGGTGAGTTGGTTGAGCAAGCGGATAAAGCACAATGGTATAAATATGTGGTTCACAATGTTGCGGATGCACATGGTAAAACAGCTACATTCATGCCTAAACCAATCTTTAACGACAACGGTACTGCGATGCATGTACATCAGTCGATTTGGAAAGATGGTAAAAACTTGTTTGCAGGTGATAAATACGCCAACCTTTCACAAGAAGCATTGTGGTATATCGGTGGTATCATTAAACATGCACGTGCATTGAATGCATTCACGAACGCATCTACCAACTCTTACAAACGTTTGGTTCCAGGTTTTGAAGCGCCAGTCATGCTTGCTTATTCAAACCGTAACCGCTCTGCATCGATTCGTATTCCTGTGGTCAACTCTGACCCAGCACGTCGTATTGAAGTACGTTTCCCCGATTGTTCTGCAAACCCATATTTGGCATTCACAGCGATGTTGATGGCTGGTCTTGATGGCATTGCCAATAAAATGGATCCAGGTGAAGCAGCAGATAAAAACTTGTATGACTTGCCTCCTGAAGAAGCACTTAAAATTCCAACTGTTTGCTCTAGCTTAGACCAAGCATTGGATGCATTGGATGCAGACCGTGACTTCTTGAAAGTAGGCGGTGTGATGGATGATGATATGATTGATGCTTACATCGAAATGAAAATGGAAGATGTAACACAACTTCGTATGCGTCCGCATCCTATCGAAATGGAATTGTACTACTCAGTATAA